The window CCAATTTTGTCAACTTTCCAGGGAAATAAACCTGAATGGCCTTTCTATGTGGCTGATTTTGGAGGCCAAAAGAttccctgctcagcctggctttctgggctctgctcagtgattcttccctcctctgcctACAGGTGGCCAAGACACTCCTGGAACCACCTCACACCttcctggagaagagcagccaTGAGGTTGAGCTCTTCCTTAGTGCTCTTGTTGACTATGCCAGGTTCAAACTGAATACAATTGTCGTTCAGTTTGAGAATACCAAGCTCTTCCAGACAGCGATGGGCAGGTGAGTGCTGGAGGCCAGGCTGGGGCCTGCAAGTGGGAGCTGCCATTGCCCAGGGCTGGACCACTCCAGAACCACGCCATGCTTGCGTTTTATGTTCAGTCTCACCTGCTGTTCTTCCCTTTAAACCAATCATTTATTGTTTCATCCTTTCCAAGTCCTGGCCGGGTGCTGGGGCAACCtgaaccccagccagcagccaagcctcacacagccacttgctcactcctccaccagcaggactggggagggaactggaagggtaaaagaaaagctggaaaactcatgggttgagataaaagacagtttaacagggaaagcaaaagctgcgcacacaagcacagcaaaacaaggaattaattccctgcttcctgtgggcaggcaggtgttcagccatgcccaggagagcagggcccccATCACAAGGATAGTTACTGAGGAGGACAAAGACATTCAATCCAAACAtctcccccttcctccttcccccttctcccccccccaCTTTCTATACTGAGCACGATGTCATAGCGTGCACAATATCCCTTTGATCAGTTGGGACCAGCTGTCTTGGCTGTGTCTCCTTCCAACACTCCATGCATCCCAAACTTCGTCTCCAGCCTGgcagtacaaaaagcagaaaagaccgTGGttctgtgtaagccctgctcagaaaacacagaaacatctctatattatcagctggaaaggaaaaatctctaccccagccaaaacaaGCACAAGCCCACATTACCTGCATGCAAAGCCAGGCAGGAGATGGTGGCCACCATCTTGCTGAGCCGTACAAAGAGACATTCAGTGCTGTCATGCCTTTCTGCTGAGAACGGCCATGGTTTTGCTTTCATTGCACATCACCTGTTCTCATCTGCTTGAGGATGACTTTGCAGTCAAACAAAGACATAAAGGCCAGAATGAGCCCCTTAACCTCAACCTCCTGGGCACCGTGTTGGGCCTTTCCTCTTCCAGACTTTGAAATACTTTGTTTGGGCCACCCAGGGCAGCAATCTGATTGTGGCACAGTTGCCTGGGGAAGAAGATGTTCCTCAGCAGAAAGCAGTACCAGGAGCCCACCATGCAGTGTTACTTTACTACATGCTTTGTGTTTATTGAATGTTGTCTTTTTATTCCTCcttcttgtttttcagtttcaagATGTTTAATACTGGGAATGTAGCCCTGAACTACTCCTGGGAAGTGGGTGTGGATAATCAAAAAGCATTGAGATGTTCTGGGAAGCTGTTTTCACCTACTATCATGGGTAAGGCATTGGCTCTTCAGTGTGCCTGGGGCATTTCAATTGGTAGCTGAGGGCCTGGGGAGAAGACCTTGCCACTTCACCCCAAAACATTAATTGTTTTTTCACCCCTCTCCATTCTCACCAACATCTTCCTGGTCGCAGCCAGAGAGTTTTTTCCTTGCCCCCTCTCGGCCTTTTAGTGCCTCCTGTTCTTGCTCTGTCACTTGTGCTCTGCACAGGAGCTGAGCAAGGCTCCTGGGGGAGCCATGTGTTGAGTCAGGACTGGGAAGGGGGACATTGGGGCACTACTTTGGGAAGTCTCTGAGACTGGGAAAAACAATGGTGGAAGAAGTGAGCAGCCCTGCATGTCTGTATGCAGTTCCCCACTCCAGGGCAAATGCAAAGTCACTGTCTAAAACTAACCcttctgccccagcacaggagtgTGTGTTGCAGGTGGAGACCCTGCTCCCCACCGCTGTATCTGCTGCTGAAAGTACTTGGCCAGTGGTTCTCCAAGCGCCTCCCGTATCATTTCCacccacctgcagcaggaggcagagtgGTTGGGAACAAAGGATTTTGTCTTTGAAAgatgtccttttcctttttgcaggTTATTTCTTATCATCTGCTGCTGTGAAGGTCTGGTTCAGGTCAAGGCAGCCCCAGTCAAGTCAATGCCATTCAAAGCAGCTGCGCCACTCTGGAGAGGGCATTGCATCCTCCCTGGAATTGTCTCCAAATGCCGTCAATGCCCCGGAGCTGTTCTCCATCGAGCCCCGCTGTGGTACAATCCCTGTTGGCAAGAGTCAGATTTTTCAGGTGACCTTCTGCCCCACGCGTGGGGGCGACTTCAAGGGCCAAATGCAGTGCAGGTAGGAAACATCTGAGTGCTTTCCAATTCATGTTCCTGATGGGTATCACAGAAtgaatgggtcaggttggaagggaccacagtggactgtctggtcccacctccctgctcaagcagggtcatcccagagcatatggcacaggattgtgtccagaggGGGTTCTGGAATATAGCTGGTGAGGCAGACTCCACaccttctctggacaacctctcacctgcacaggaaagaagttcttcctcacaTTCAGGTGGAACTTGCTTTGCATCAGGTTCTGCCCATTGTCTCTAGTCCTGTTGATGGGCACCACTGAGCAGAACCTGGTCCATCTTCTGACACAGTCCCTTCAGTCCCTCTCACTGGGGTGGGTGAGTATGGAGGCCTGGGGACAGCCAGCCCCCAAGAGGCAGTAGAACCACCCAGCATACAGGAGCACAGAAAGATGATCACCACCTGGCCTTGGCAGAAGCAAGTGCAGAGACAATGGGAAAAGACATCGTATGTAACACTAAGCCCCCGGAGGGCTGCAAAATCTAGAATGGGAGATCCAGAATTGCTGTCAAGGGGCCAAACCAATCCCTAGTTATGCTACCTAATGGGACAAGCAGAGCCTCCTTCTCTACCCAGAACCTTATGTGCTGCAGTTGGTCCCCAGGCCCATAACTGGTTGTTTCTGCCCTTCTacctctgctgcctccatggcagggggtgcagTTGTGTTTCATTTGCTGCTTGTTGCTCGTGCAGAGAAAGGGTGCAACACTGTATGCTCTGTGAGGAGACAGGTAAGCAGCTGACTCTCTGGCAGTGTTCATCTGGCTAATACCAGTCCCTTTCTTCCTAGAATTTCTAACTTGAAGCCTCATAAGAAGAGCCCATGCGTGACAGTGATAGGGAGGGTGGATGCAGAGGGCTGCCCTCAAACACTCTGAATtatggaagaaaaaggagagcCAGAACACCAAACACAGGAACAGCGTGCATTGGGCACCTGCACTAGAATGAGTGTGGCATGGCTCTTCTTCATGATCATGTGAGAGCCTTCACCAGACTGAAACTCTGAAACATCCAGGCTGGAAGAGGCTGTGAGAAATGCTCACATTTTACCAATAAAATTTAGAGGGGACAAAGTCGTCAAAGTaaaactaaacttttatttaacaaattcaTCTGAATTGGGTGTGTCCCTCTGGCCTAGGAGATAGACCCAgaaccaaaagaaacagaactttttatACTCTTTCCCAGCCAAAAGGTCCCTGCCCCCTCTTCCTATTGGCAGGAATTGGGGCTCACAGTCGGGCCGGTTCGCTGCCTGCCCAACACCCCCCACGGCCCTCCAAAGGTGCAAAAAGCAGTTGGGAACTGAACTATCGCATCCCCCCCATTCCCTTACAGTTCCTTTGGCTTCGGCAAAACCCAAATTCTGTTTCTAACAGGCTGTGAGCCATCTGGTCTAGCAGAAAGTGATCTTGCAGGTCCTTTGCAGTCCCttaacagtctgtgattctctaaCTGGGCAGAAACGCAGCACTTTGACGGCCCTTCTCCCACTGGGCGCTGCTCCGCGGCCGGAGCTTGGGCGGGATTGACCGGGATCGATGGAGCCGAGCGGCACAGGGACGCGGCCGGGAGCGGGAGGGACCGGGGCCGGctgagcggggcgggggcgggcaCAGCGGGCGGGCACAGCCGCTCCAGCTGCCGCTCGCAGTGCCGGGCCGGGCACAGCCGCTCCGGGGGCCGGGCCCGAGTCTGGCACAGCCGCTCCGGGAGCCGGGGCGGGCACAGCGGGCCGGGCACAGCCGCTCCCCGGGCCGGGGCAGCGATGGCGGCGGAGCGGGACGAGCAGCGGGACACGGGCCGAGCTCCCCGCGCTGTCCCCGCCGCGGGGTCCCGGCGCTCCGCTCCGGAGCAGGGGCTCTGGGAGAAGGCTCGGCGCCGCCTGAGGGAATGCGATGTCGGGGACAAGTTCTCCCGCCTGGCGCTGCCCAAAGCCGCGGTGttgctgccgctgctgctgcgGGACGGACggctgcacctgctgctcacCGTGCGCTCCATGCAGGTACGGCCGGGGCTCCGAGCGGAGACATCTGCCCCGGGAACCCTCGGAGTGCGCTCCCCGGGGGTCTGCACAGCCCCATCGGGACCCTCCTGCTCCCCGGGGGTCTGCACAGCCCCATCGGGACCCTCCTGCTCCCCGGGGGATCTGCACAGCCCCATCGGGACCCTCCTGCTCCCCGGGGGATCTGCACAGCCCCATCGGGACCCTCCTGCTCCCCGGGGGTCTGCACAGCCCCATCGGGACCCTCCTGCTCCCCGGGGGATCTGCACAGTCCCATCGGGACCCTTCTGCTCCCCGGGGATCTGCgcagccccatccccaccctcctgctccccaggggtctgcacagccctgggaggacTCTCCTGCTCCCCGGGGGTCTGCACAGCCCCATCGGGACCCTCCTGCTCCCCGGGGGTCTGCACAGCCCATCTCGACCCTCCTGCTCCCCGGGGGTCTGCACAGCCCCATCGGGACCCTCCTGCTCCCCGGGGatctgcacagccccatccccaccctcctgcatcccagggGTCTGCACAGCCCATCCCGTCCCGTGTGTCCAAGGGCATGACCAGGTGTTTTTGCACTGCCGTCACTCCGGTGTTCCCGGTGCCAAAAGCATGTCGGATTCCCGGAAACCcgtgacaggaaaagaaaggtcGTTTCCGGAGCGGGAAGGGAAATGAGGGTGTTTACAATGGCTTCAAGAAGAAAACTGTCAATGCAGTGCTGCTTTTATTAATGAGACTTTTCAGTCTGCAGTTAAATATTTTGGGTCTTGCTTAGAAAGGTCCAAATAATTACAGCTACGTGGCTGATAAACTCATTTTAAGTGTGATTTTTACTGATCTTTGATGCACAAACCTATTGCTGGAATGAACTTAAAAGTACATTATTGTGTCTTTCATAAGTCCTTGCTGTTATTTCGAGTATTTTAATCCTGCTATTCAAGTTGTCTGTGTGGGTTCATCTGTTGGTTTCTAACAAACAAGATTAAACTTTGACATAGTAAAGCAGTAGTTATAGTATGAATTACACAACACTGTACAGGTGCAGTGTGTTTCTGAGGGTTTATAGATTAGTTGGGGACAGGCTCAGCTCCTTCTTGTGTAGCTCTTGCTAAGGCACATTTCTTCTGATGTGCAGGAACTTTAACCAccatttccagcagctttgACTGAGAAAGTGATGCTGCAATACCAACAAGGATCTATGTGAATCCAAGAAGAAATGTGAAAACTTGTTATATTTAACAGTAATGCTCTTTTATATTCCAGCTGAGAAGATCACCAGGGGAAGTGTGTTTTCCAGGAGGTAAAAGTGAAGCCAGTGATAAAGATGAAATTGATACTGCTCTCCGAGAAGCTGCAGAAGAAGTGGGACTCCAGCCAGAGAAGGTGGAAGTCATCTGTAGGCTGGTGCCTGGAATTGACAAAGTAAGTGAACATACCACTAGAAAATAaggttgctttgttttcttttgtgaggTTGACAGTGACCTTTTCAAACTTGTAAGTGGTGCCACTTCCTCGAGGGAAGGGCTTCTTGCTCTGTGTTTGGTATTTGTCAGACTAGCCTTGGGGCACCAGTTAGTGACACTCTGTAGTCCCAGGCAGACAGTGAGAATTTAGAAGAGAGCCATGAGGATAGTAAGGGTGTTAGAGCCCACAGATTACAAGGGGACAATGAGAGAGGTGGGTGTGCTCAGCTCAAAGCCAGCAGGGGATCTTTTCTCCTGGGTGGTTGTGGAGAGGATGATGCCAGACTGTTCTTGAGGCAATGGACATCAGCAACAAGGTGGAAATTTTAACGATGAAAGGAAAATACTCTTTATCGTGAGGTTAGGCCAAATCTGGATCAGATGTCCTGCTGTAGCCTCACAAGTTTGTGGTTCCGtgtcctgctgccaccagggctgtgcaggcaggaggggccCACCAGAGGTGATGTGCACTGGGATTCCATAGGAAGCTCTAGAAGGGAGACTCCCAGAGGTGTCTTTGAAGTGTAGGTTGCTGTTGGTAAATTAACAGGCTGCCAATTTCAATAACAATGTTCAGTGGAATGTAAGATGGGTTTTCCCATAGCACAGAACGGTTGCTGTTTCTACAGACTATTTTTGTTCTCCAGGTAACAGTTTGTTACTCTGCCTGCTGTTTTTCTATCCATTAGCAATACCCTctcactgttaaaaaaaaaaacaaaatggttTTGAAGTTATATTGCAAAATGGTTTATTTAActtcttaaattaaaatttctgtaCAGATAACATTAAAGTCATGTAGCTCAGAGGCTCTGTGTAAAAACCATCAAATATTCAGTGTTTTCCAGAAAATTGCCTCAGGAAGTAGAAGAGATGATGTTTCTGGAACTCAGAAATTTTACCTGCCGGATGctgctttgtcttttctgtgCAGAATTCCAAGTGATTCTGACTTGGATGGAGTCTCTCCAGACTTGCATCAAATAGCACAAATGCTGTTTTGGTGTTACTCTTTTCTGCTCAACAGTGATCGATCTTAGTGTGAATAAATACAGCTAAGAACATACCTTAAAGGA is drawn from Pithys albifrons albifrons isolate INPA30051 chromosome 12, PitAlb_v1, whole genome shotgun sequence and contains these coding sequences:
- the NUDT7 gene encoding peroxisomal coenzyme A diphosphatase NUDT7; translated protein: MAAERDEQRDTGRAPRAVPAAGSRRSAPEQGLWEKARRRLRECDVGDKFSRLALPKAAVLLPLLLRDGRLHLLLTVRSMQLRRSPGEVCFPGGKSEASDKDEIDTALREAAEEVGLQPEKVEVICRLVPGIDKMNNLVTPVVGFIEDTFQATPNPDEVSEVFVVPLEYFIKPLNYKALSYRAPSGHSTPMHCFIYDDQEQKKSFKIWGLTAHFAVFLALVIFRERPTFEVDYDLDNLILSAENNFISLYASICERKKSNL